A window of the Bacteroides thetaiotaomicron VPI-5482 genome harbors these coding sequences:
- a CDS encoding chaperone modulator CbpM → MQTELIIVSEYCQKCHIEPSFIEMLEEGGLINVRTEAGKHYLLVSELPNVERYSRMYYDLSINMEGIDAIHHMLERMDDMRREITSLRKQLLLFREREIEEADW, encoded by the coding sequence ATGCAGACCGAATTAATTATTGTCAGTGAATACTGTCAGAAGTGTCATATTGAACCTTCATTCATTGAGATGCTGGAAGAAGGTGGTTTGATTAATGTACGTACCGAAGCCGGAAAGCATTATCTGCTTGTCTCCGAACTTCCGAACGTGGAACGTTATAGCCGGATGTACTATGACTTATCCATCAATATGGAAGGCATTGACGCCATTCATCATATGCTGGAAAGAATGGACGATATGAGGCGTGAAATTACTTCCCTCCGCAAGCAACTTCTGTTGTTTCGGGAAAGGGAAATAGAAGAAGCGGACTGGTGA
- a CDS encoding DnaJ C-terminal domain-containing protein — MAYIDYYKILGVDKSASQDDIKKAFRKLARKYHPDLNPNDPSAKDKFQEINEANEVLSDPEKRKKYDEYGEHWKHADEFEAQKKARQQAGGFGGAGGFGGFGGGGQGFSDGDGTYWYSSDGGKGFSGGNAGGFSDFFESMFGHRGRGQSSAGFRGQDFNAELHLSLRDAAQTHKQILTVNGKQVRITIPAGVADGQVIKLKGYGAEGVNGGPAGDLYITFVIAEDPVFKRLGDDLYVDVEVDLYTAVLGGDKVVDTLDGKVKLKIKPETQNGTKVRLKGKGFPVYKKEGQFGDLIVTYSVKIPTNLTEAQKELFRQLQSMN, encoded by the coding sequence ATGGCTTATATAGATTATTATAAGATTCTTGGAGTTGACAAAAGTGCTTCTCAGGATGATATAAAGAAGGCTTTTCGTAAGTTGGCCCGGAAGTATCATCCTGACCTGAACCCTAATGACCCAAGTGCGAAGGACAAGTTTCAGGAAATCAATGAAGCCAATGAAGTACTGAGTGACCCTGAGAAGCGTAAGAAGTATGACGAGTATGGGGAGCATTGGAAACATGCCGATGAGTTTGAAGCTCAGAAAAAAGCGCGGCAGCAAGCCGGTGGCTTTGGCGGTGCCGGAGGCTTCGGCGGATTCGGTGGTGGCGGTCAGGGATTCTCTGATGGTGACGGAACGTATTGGTATTCGTCCGACGGTGGCAAAGGATTCTCCGGAGGTAATGCCGGTGGTTTCTCCGATTTCTTCGAATCGATGTTCGGGCATCGGGGCAGAGGACAAAGCTCTGCCGGATTCCGTGGACAGGACTTTAATGCGGAGCTTCATCTTTCACTGCGTGATGCTGCTCAGACGCATAAACAGATATTGACTGTCAATGGTAAACAAGTACGTATTACGATTCCCGCAGGCGTGGCCGACGGGCAGGTGATTAAACTGAAAGGTTACGGAGCTGAAGGTGTGAACGGAGGTCCGGCCGGTGACTTGTATATCACTTTCGTCATTGCCGAAGACCCTGTATTCAAGCGCTTGGGCGATGACTTGTACGTAGACGTGGAAGTAGACCTTTATACTGCTGTATTGGGTGGTGATAAAGTCGTTGACACGCTGGACGGTAAAGTGAAACTGAAGATCAAACCGGAGACTCAGAACGGTACGAAAGTACGTCTGAAAGGCAAGGGATTCCCGGTCTATAAGAAAGAAGGACAATTCGGTGACTTGATTGTTACCTATTCCGTCAAGATTCCGACGAATCTGACAGAAGCGCAGAAGGAGTTGTTCCGTCAATTACAGAGTATGAACTAA
- a CDS encoding lipid A phosphoethanolamine transferase: MKLFKNIKKWFENQEHLFYLFLIILIMPNIVLGFTEPLPLMAKVSNVLLPLACYYLLMTLSRNCGKMLWILFIFLFFGAFQIVLLYLFGQSIIAVDMFLNLVTTNSSEAMELLDNLLPAIVTVVILYIPALILGMISIIRKRRLSVAFIRRERKRAFILLGISLLALGGAYWEDSRYELKSDLYPLNVCYNVGLAFQRTALTQNYHHTSKDFTFHAQATHPVDKREVYVMVVGETSRALNWQLYGYERETNPLLSRQPGIVAFSKVLTESNTTHKSVPMLMSDITACNFDSIYHQKGIITAFKEAGYQTAFFSNQRYNHSFIDFFGKEADTFDFIKEDSLDSAYNPSDDELLALVAKELSKGNQKQFIVLHTYGSHFNYRERYPSEDAFFLPDYPVEAEVKYRDNLVNAYDNTIRYTDSFLSRLIHMLEEQHVDAAMLYTSDHGEDIFDDSRHLFLHASPVPSYYQLHVPFLIWMSDTYREAYPEHWQTVTKNKDKDLSSSRSFFPTMLELGGVQTSYRNDSSSVVSPLYTMKPRVYLNDHNEPRPLDDLGMKQPDFQKCQVLGIKY, translated from the coding sequence ATGAAGCTTTTTAAGAACATAAAGAAATGGTTTGAAAATCAGGAACACTTGTTTTACCTGTTCCTGATCATCCTGATAATGCCCAACATCGTTCTGGGTTTCACAGAACCCTTACCGTTGATGGCGAAGGTAAGCAATGTCTTGTTGCCTTTAGCCTGTTACTATCTGCTGATGACTTTGTCCCGCAACTGTGGCAAGATGCTATGGATTTTGTTCATCTTCCTGTTTTTCGGCGCCTTTCAGATTGTGCTGCTTTATCTGTTCGGACAGTCCATCATCGCTGTAGATATGTTTCTAAATCTGGTAACCACCAATTCGAGTGAAGCGATGGAGTTGCTGGACAACTTATTGCCGGCCATAGTCACCGTAGTCATACTTTACATTCCTGCCCTGATATTGGGCATGATTTCAATTATCCGCAAGCGCCGGCTTTCTGTGGCATTTATTCGCAGAGAACGGAAGAGAGCGTTCATCCTGCTTGGAATCTCTCTTCTCGCCCTGGGCGGAGCTTACTGGGAAGACTCCCGCTATGAACTGAAATCCGATCTTTATCCTCTCAATGTATGCTATAATGTGGGACTTGCTTTTCAACGGACGGCATTGACGCAAAATTACCATCATACCTCGAAAGATTTTACTTTCCATGCCCAAGCCACTCATCCGGTGGACAAGCGTGAAGTGTATGTAATGGTAGTGGGAGAGACTTCCCGCGCATTGAACTGGCAACTCTACGGATATGAGCGGGAGACGAATCCGCTTCTGTCCCGTCAACCGGGAATTGTTGCTTTCTCCAAAGTCCTGACGGAGTCGAATACCACCCATAAAAGCGTACCCATGCTGATGTCCGATATTACAGCCTGTAACTTCGACTCCATTTACCATCAAAAAGGAATCATCACGGCCTTTAAGGAGGCAGGTTATCAGACAGCCTTTTTCTCCAACCAGCGCTATAATCATTCCTTTATCGATTTCTTCGGAAAGGAAGCCGATACATTCGATTTTATAAAAGAAGATTCGCTGGATTCCGCCTACAATCCTTCTGATGATGAACTGCTGGCATTAGTAGCGAAAGAATTATCCAAGGGAAATCAGAAACAGTTTATCGTACTTCACACATACGGCTCACATTTCAATTATCGTGAACGTTATCCGTCGGAAGACGCTTTCTTTCTGCCCGATTATCCGGTAGAAGCGGAAGTGAAGTACCGTGATAACCTGGTGAATGCTTACGATAACACCATCCGCTATACAGATAGCTTTCTGTCACGTCTGATTCATATGCTCGAAGAACAGCATGTGGATGCTGCAATGCTCTACACCTCCGATCATGGAGAGGATATTTTTGACGATTCCCGTCATCTGTTCCTTCATGCTTCTCCGGTTCCTTCTTACTATCAGCTTCATGTTCCGTTTCTGATATGGATGTCCGACACCTATCGGGAAGCTTATCCCGAACATTGGCAAACCGTGACCAAGAATAAGGATAAGGACCTATCTTCCAGCCGTTCATTCTTTCCTACCATGCTGGAACTGGGGGGAGTGCAAACTTCTTACCGCAACGATTCCTCATCTGTAGTCAGCCCTCTTTACACCATGAAGCCGAGAGTATATCTGAATGATCATAACGAACCACGCCCCTTGGATGATCTGGGAATGAAACAGCCTGACTTCCAGAAATGTCAAGTATTAGGTATTAAGTATTAG
- a CDS encoding BamA/TamA family outer membrane protein gives MMDARRNGLVLLALLLLTQTTISAQTDSMGKDVPIDSVSVATSDSLQTKRGFFKKFLDYFNDANKEKKNKKFDFSVIGGPHYSSDTKFGLGLVAAGLYRTDRNDSILPPSNVSLYGDVSTVGFYLLGVRGNHLFPQEKYRLNYNLYFYSFPSLYWGRGYDNGANSDNESDYKRFQAQVKVDFMFRVAKSFYIGPMAVFDYIDGRDFEKPELWEGMSARTTNTSLGLSLLYDSRDFLTNAYQGYYLRIDQRFSPAFLGNKYAFSSTELTTSYYHPVWKGGVLAGQFHTLLNYGNPPWGLMATLGSSYSMRGYYEGRYRDKCAMDAQIELRQHIWKRNGVAVWAGAGTVFPRFSDFTPKHILPNYGFGYRWEFKKRVNVRLDLGFGKHQTGFIFNINEAF, from the coding sequence ATGATGGATGCTAGACGAAACGGACTTGTATTATTGGCGCTATTGTTGTTGACACAAACCACTATAAGTGCGCAGACTGATTCTATGGGCAAAGATGTGCCGATAGATTCTGTCTCTGTGGCAACCTCAGACTCGCTTCAGACAAAGCGCGGTTTTTTCAAGAAGTTTCTTGATTATTTTAATGACGCCAATAAGGAAAAGAAAAATAAAAAGTTCGATTTCAGTGTGATTGGCGGTCCTCATTATTCCAGTGATACTAAATTCGGTCTTGGATTGGTGGCGGCGGGGCTGTATCGTACAGATCGCAATGATTCGATCCTTCCCCCTTCGAATGTTTCTCTTTATGGAGATGTCTCTACTGTTGGTTTTTATCTGTTGGGAGTAAGAGGCAATCACCTGTTTCCGCAAGAGAAATACCGGTTGAATTATAATCTTTATTTTTATTCTTTCCCCAGTCTTTATTGGGGAAGGGGATATGATAATGGGGCGAACTCTGATAATGAAAGCGACTACAAACGCTTTCAGGCACAAGTGAAAGTCGACTTCATGTTTCGTGTAGCGAAAAGTTTCTATATCGGACCGATGGCTGTATTCGATTATATAGACGGGCGCGACTTTGAGAAACCGGAACTCTGGGAAGGAATGTCGGCACGCACTACAAATACGAGTCTCGGCCTTTCCCTTCTTTATGACTCCCGTGATTTTCTGACCAATGCCTATCAGGGATATTACTTGCGGATAGACCAACGGTTTAGTCCGGCTTTTCTCGGTAATAAATATGCGTTTAGCAGTACGGAACTGACAACCAGCTATTACCATCCGGTATGGAAAGGCGGAGTCCTTGCAGGACAGTTTCACACTTTACTGAACTATGGCAATCCTCCGTGGGGATTGATGGCAACCCTCGGAAGTTCTTACTCAATGCGTGGTTATTATGAAGGGCGTTATCGTGATAAGTGTGCGATGGATGCACAGATAGAACTCCGTCAGCATATATGGAAACGAAACGGAGTGGCTGTATGGGCAGGAGCGGGAACTGTATTTCCGCGCTTCTCCGACTTTACGCCGAAGCATATCCTTCCCAATTATGGTTTCGGCTATCGCTGGGAATTTAAGAAGAGAGTAAATGTACGTTTGGATTTAGGGTTTGGCAAGCACCAGACCGGATTTATATTTAATATCAATGAAGCTTTTTAA
- a CDS encoding threonine aldolase family protein translates to MRSFASDNNSGVHPLVMEALSRANADHALGYGDDRWTEEAVAKIKETFTQDCVPLFVFNGTGSNVVALQVMTRPYHSIFCAETAHIYVDECGSPVKMTGCQIRPIATTDGKLTPELMQPYLHGFGDQHHSQPRALYISQCTELGTIYTPEELKRLTDFAHLNGMYVHMDGARIANACAALHLSLKELTVDCGIDILSFGGTKNGLMMGECVIIFNKDLQREARFVRKQSAQLASKMRYLSCQFTTYLTDDLWLKNAAHANAMAGKLYRALKELPEVTFTQKPESNQLFLTMPRPTIDRMLESYFFYFWNEANHEIRLVTSFDTTEEDVNQFIRLLRR, encoded by the coding sequence ATGAGAAGTTTTGCCTCTGATAATAATTCCGGTGTGCATCCGTTGGTGATGGAAGCATTGAGCCGGGCAAACGCAGATCATGCGTTGGGTTATGGTGATGATCGATGGACGGAAGAAGCCGTAGCCAAGATAAAAGAAACCTTTACACAGGACTGTGTCCCTTTGTTTGTATTCAATGGCACGGGCAGCAATGTGGTGGCTTTGCAAGTAATGACGCGTCCGTATCATTCAATCTTCTGTGCAGAAACTGCCCATATTTATGTAGACGAGTGCGGCTCTCCCGTGAAAATGACAGGTTGTCAGATTCGGCCGATTGCCACAACCGATGGTAAGTTGACTCCCGAACTGATGCAGCCTTATCTGCACGGTTTCGGCGACCAGCATCATTCGCAACCCCGTGCGCTTTACATCTCTCAATGCACCGAACTCGGAACGATTTATACACCCGAAGAACTGAAACGTCTGACTGACTTTGCCCATCTGAACGGTATGTATGTCCACATGGACGGAGCAAGGATTGCCAATGCCTGTGCCGCTCTTCATCTTTCGCTCAAAGAACTGACTGTAGACTGTGGAATTGACATCCTTAGTTTCGGCGGAACAAAAAACGGACTGATGATGGGGGAATGTGTGATTATATTTAATAAGGACCTGCAACGGGAAGCCCGTTTTGTCCGGAAACAATCTGCCCAACTGGCTTCCAAGATGCGTTACCTTTCCTGTCAGTTTACTACCTACTTGACGGATGACCTGTGGCTGAAGAATGCCGCTCATGCCAATGCGATGGCAGGCAAGCTCTATCGGGCACTTAAGGAACTGCCCGAAGTCACCTTTACCCAAAAGCCGGAGAGCAACCAGTTATTTCTGACCATGCCCCGTCCGACTATCGACCGGATGCTGGAATCTTATTTCTTTTATTTCTGGAATGAGGCGAATCACGAAATCCGCCTGGTGACTTCTTTTGACACAACGGAAGAGGATGTAAATCAATTTATTCGACTTTTGAGACGTTAA